From the Pedobacter cryoconitis genome, one window contains:
- a CDS encoding pyridoxal phosphate-dependent decarboxylase family protein, translating to MLSINLQEEQLTTLFENNPQKDIFHHDNQEEYLDAIGKVSLAVKRFLDTNKKPFSGVTPAELRPLFAKVDFDKPLPDYDSLLDEVENLYTNHAVAFHHPEYIAHLNCPLVIPAIAAEVMISSINSSLDTWDQSAGGTLMEQKLIEWTCKEIGFGELSDGIFTSGGTQSNLMGLLLARDHYAFKLLNHNIKQDGLPAEASRFRIFVSEMAHFSIQKNASLLGLGEKAVVKIKTDRSFRMNSVLLEDAIQQEIALGNIPIAIVGTAGTTDFGNIDPLQEIGRLSTKYDLWFHVDAAYGCGLLLANKSRKLINGIELAHSVTVDYHKSFFQPVSSGAFLIKDKKFFGLITHHADYLNPKDHDHDGLPNQVNKSIQTTRRFDALKLWFTLRMMGKEKLGGYFETIIHTAAQIAAMLQADPAFELMNESDISALVFRYNPRDGQADLCAMNQFIKKSMFNRGEALVAGTKINKQFYLKFTLLNPLTTIDHVKNIFNIIKQHGNEYLQFNKTTTEFWRN from the coding sequence ATGCTATCAATCAACCTACAAGAAGAACAGTTAACTACATTATTCGAAAATAATCCTCAAAAAGATATTTTCCATCACGACAATCAAGAAGAATATCTGGATGCCATAGGTAAGGTAAGCCTTGCAGTAAAGCGTTTCCTGGATACCAATAAAAAGCCATTCAGTGGAGTGACCCCGGCAGAACTACGGCCATTATTTGCAAAAGTGGATTTTGATAAACCCTTACCAGACTATGATAGTCTTTTGGATGAAGTGGAGAACTTATACACGAACCACGCTGTAGCCTTTCATCATCCGGAATATATTGCCCATTTAAATTGCCCGCTGGTTATTCCTGCAATTGCAGCAGAAGTGATGATCTCTTCTATCAATTCATCATTAGATACCTGGGATCAAAGCGCTGGCGGAACCTTGATGGAGCAAAAGCTGATTGAATGGACTTGTAAAGAAATCGGCTTCGGCGAACTGTCAGATGGGATTTTTACCAGTGGAGGTACTCAAAGTAACTTGATGGGCCTGCTGCTGGCCAGAGACCATTATGCCTTTAAACTTCTGAACCACAATATTAAACAAGACGGTTTGCCAGCTGAAGCTTCACGTTTCAGGATCTTTGTTTCAGAGATGGCCCACTTTAGCATCCAGAAAAACGCTTCCTTATTGGGACTGGGCGAAAAAGCAGTTGTAAAAATTAAAACCGACCGTAGCTTTAGAATGAACTCTGTGCTGCTGGAAGACGCAATTCAACAGGAAATTGCATTAGGAAATATTCCGATTGCGATTGTAGGTACCGCGGGAACGACCGATTTCGGGAATATTGATCCCTTACAAGAGATAGGCCGTTTAAGTACTAAATATGACTTATGGTTCCATGTAGACGCTGCCTATGGCTGTGGTTTACTGTTAGCTAATAAATCCCGCAAGCTGATCAATGGAATCGAACTGGCCCATTCAGTAACCGTAGATTATCACAAATCATTCTTTCAGCCTGTAAGCAGCGGCGCCTTTTTGATCAAAGACAAGAAGTTTTTTGGTTTGATTACACACCATGCTGACTACCTGAACCCTAAAGATCACGATCATGACGGTTTACCTAATCAGGTCAATAAATCTATTCAGACTACCCGCCGTTTTGACGCTTTAAAACTTTGGTTTACGCTGAGAATGATGGGTAAAGAAAAATTGGGGGGGTATTTTGAGACGATTATTCATACCGCTGCTCAAATTGCTGCTATGTTGCAAGCAGATCCAGCATTTGAACTGATGAACGAATCTGATATCAGCGCACTTGTTTTCCGTTACAACCCAAGAGACGGACAAGCAGACCTTTGCGCAATGAACCAGTTTATCAAAAAAAGTATGTTCAACCGTGGAGAAGCACTTGTTGCAGGTACTAAAATCAACAAACAATTCTACCTCAAATTTACATTGCTTAACCCGCTCACTACAATTGACCACGTTAAAAACATCTTCAACATCATCAAACAACATGGAAACGAATACCTACAATTTAATAAAACTACAACAGAATTCTGGAGAAATTAA
- a CDS encoding TonB-dependent receptor translates to MRKNLYLILILMIAFTAGASAQTVSGIISNNTEPLSGANVKIEGKKLETSTDKEGHFELKLEPGTYNLIVSYIGYNQTVRKVTLVKDQQLKLELALDPSNTMDEVVVVSSRKPSKVSEIPGTVWIIDNQRLQEQIKGGVSLKEALARLIPGLDAGPEGRTNFGQNLRGRNVLVMIDGVSLNSTRSVSRQFDSVDPFNIERIEVLSGASSIYGGGATGGIINIITKKGQAGPPAFTTETGIRSGLKQNADHDVRFAQSISGGSENFKGRIGIAYQKNNAAFDASNKQIFTDITQTDLQYNQSFDIFANTEFKLTAKQTLKVNAQYYNSGYVGNKDLFLGANYAGLLSKPELLEMRNGFSSSVKPQTSRASINADYHAADILGGQDLYIQGSSRNEKFSFHPFPGQVINPAIPGGRLIYSGSTVQTTRYSALKLVLAKQWSAFNLTYGVDGDNENFIGNQTVFDRVLAASSGGMINNGIATVRRYPGVDINSLSGFMQAQWNLTSKLSLSGGVRQQRMFVKVADFVGINAQVPIIFGLGKTAATIPGGKSNYDVNLLNGGLVYKISAPEQVWVNFAQGFNLADPAKYYGQGTYALNGANWDLVKGSSVTTSPLTGLKTNQLETGWRHRGKVLNAQVAAFYSWSDKDMKTNTANFAVEVIDRKQRNMGAEASISATLPSGFEIGGNGLYIKSQFKADDSWKSQDISNASPSKATAFIGWSNKSIGFKAQGFRSFDLKDNVNNELKGYTTVDLLGHVKLPLGTLSFGVQNLLNKEYQTIWSKRAQVLYSTLGVPQTYYYLGRGRTYNVSYTINY, encoded by the coding sequence ATGAGAAAAAATCTATACTTAATTTTAATATTAATGATTGCTTTTACGGCAGGCGCTAGTGCGCAGACGGTAAGCGGAATCATTAGTAACAATACCGAACCGCTTAGCGGAGCAAATGTCAAAATTGAGGGCAAAAAGCTGGAAACCAGTACTGACAAGGAAGGACATTTTGAATTAAAACTTGAGCCAGGTACTTACAATCTGATTGTGAGTTATATCGGTTACAACCAAACTGTTAGAAAAGTAACTTTGGTTAAGGACCAGCAGTTAAAATTGGAGCTGGCACTTGATCCGAGCAATACCATGGATGAAGTTGTCGTGGTTTCTTCACGTAAACCGAGTAAGGTTAGTGAAATTCCAGGAACAGTCTGGATCATTGACAATCAGCGTTTACAGGAGCAAATCAAAGGCGGCGTAAGCTTAAAAGAGGCTTTAGCCAGATTAATCCCTGGTTTGGATGCCGGTCCTGAAGGACGTACCAACTTCGGTCAGAACTTAAGAGGCAGAAATGTACTGGTTATGATTGACGGGGTGTCTTTAAACAGTACCAGATCGGTGAGCAGACAGTTTGATTCGGTTGATCCTTTCAATATTGAACGCATTGAAGTACTTTCTGGAGCGAGCTCAATTTATGGTGGCGGCGCAACTGGTGGAATTATCAATATTATCACTAAAAAGGGCCAGGCTGGCCCTCCTGCTTTCACTACTGAGACTGGTATCCGCAGTGGTTTAAAGCAAAATGCAGATCATGATGTACGTTTTGCACAGTCTATTTCGGGTGGTAGTGAGAACTTTAAAGGAAGAATCGGTATTGCTTATCAAAAAAACAATGCTGCTTTTGATGCAAGTAACAAACAGATTTTCACAGATATCACGCAAACAGATTTACAGTACAACCAATCTTTTGATATTTTCGCAAATACGGAGTTTAAGTTAACTGCTAAACAAACTTTGAAAGTAAACGCCCAGTATTACAATTCTGGTTATGTAGGCAATAAAGATCTTTTCCTGGGTGCCAATTATGCAGGTTTATTATCTAAACCAGAACTTCTGGAAATGAGAAATGGTTTTTCATCTTCTGTAAAACCACAAACATCACGTGCATCGATCAATGCTGATTACCATGCTGCTGATATTTTAGGCGGTCAGGATTTATATATCCAGGGATCAAGCAGAAATGAAAAATTCAGCTTTCACCCTTTCCCTGGTCAGGTGATTAACCCGGCAATACCAGGTGGCCGTCTTATTTATTCAGGTTCTACAGTCCAAACTACCAGGTATAGTGCATTGAAATTAGTACTGGCCAAACAATGGTCAGCTTTTAATTTAACTTATGGTGTTGATGGTGATAATGAAAACTTTATTGGTAATCAAACTGTATTTGACAGAGTGCTTGCTGCTTCGAGCGGCGGAATGATCAACAATGGAATTGCAACAGTACGCCGTTATCCTGGTGTTGATATCAATAGTCTTTCTGGTTTTATGCAGGCGCAATGGAATCTGACAAGCAAACTGAGTTTATCAGGTGGTGTAAGACAACAAAGAATGTTTGTGAAAGTTGCCGATTTCGTTGGAATTAATGCACAAGTACCTATTATTTTTGGTTTAGGCAAAACAGCTGCTACTATTCCAGGTGGTAAGAGTAACTACGACGTGAACTTGTTAAATGGTGGTTTAGTTTACAAAATTTCTGCACCTGAGCAGGTTTGGGTTAACTTTGCACAAGGTTTTAACCTGGCTGATCCGGCTAAATATTATGGCCAGGGTACTTATGCACTGAATGGTGCAAACTGGGATTTAGTGAAAGGGAGCAGTGTAACTACTTCTCCACTTACAGGATTAAAAACCAACCAGTTAGAAACAGGATGGCGTCATCGCGGTAAAGTACTGAATGCACAGGTTGCTGCTTTTTATTCGTGGTCTGATAAAGATATGAAAACAAATACAGCCAACTTCGCTGTTGAAGTAATTGATCGTAAGCAACGTAATATGGGTGCTGAAGCTTCTATTTCAGCTACCTTACCAAGTGGCTTTGAAATTGGAGGAAATGGTTTATACATCAAATCTCAGTTCAAAGCGGATGACTCCTGGAAATCACAGGATATCAGCAATGCAAGTCCGTCAAAAGCAACTGCATTTATTGGATGGAGCAATAAGTCAATAGGATTTAAAGCGCAGGGTTTCCGCTCTTTCGATTTGAAAGACAATGTGAACAACGAATTGAAAGGATATACAACAGTAGATTTGTTAGGCCATGTTAAGTTACCTCTTGGAACGTTATCATTTGGTGTACAAAACTTATTAAATAAAGAGTATCAAACTATCTGGAGTAAACGTGCTCAGGTTCTTTACAGCACACTGGGAGTACCTCAAACTTATTATTATTTAGGCAGAGGCCGTACTTACAACGTAAGTTATACAATAAACTATTAG
- a CDS encoding PepSY-associated TM helix domain-containing protein: protein MNLKKIARLAHRWLGLTSGLVVFIVSITGCLYAFQDEIRDATEPWRKIEVQNKPVLLPSKLSAIAKGVHPELQVDRIVYVSKDRAAVIFLTGKGQFYTVHINPYSGQVLHDQNLRKDFFTIVQFIHIYLLLPGPIGKMVVGVSVFIFLFMLISGVIIWWPKRKTQVKRSLTIKFNGKWRRVNYDLHSVLGVYTCVIAFVLAFTGLSISYDWLKTGVKNTVNLGSTYAFEEKIPMVKITKLLDSNKLLDVAFLESLKKSPHSDMFLIAPLVKGSAVLDITVYEKALFYYKSDRYYFNANTGALVKELAHRNKSNGLKLNEMSYDLHTGQILGTTGKIIAFMSSFICASLPLTGFLFWRGKRKDKRRALANKS from the coding sequence ATGAACTTGAAAAAGATAGCGCGTCTCGCACACAGATGGTTGGGTTTAACCTCTGGTTTAGTGGTATTTATTGTGAGTATAACAGGCTGTCTATATGCCTTCCAGGATGAAATAAGAGATGCTACAGAACCCTGGCGTAAAATCGAAGTACAAAATAAGCCAGTCCTTTTACCCTCCAAACTCAGTGCAATCGCAAAAGGAGTTCACCCCGAACTCCAGGTAGACAGGATCGTTTATGTAAGTAAAGACAGGGCAGCGGTAATCTTTTTAACCGGAAAAGGGCAATTCTACACTGTCCATATTAATCCGTACTCTGGCCAGGTACTCCATGATCAAAACCTGCGCAAAGACTTTTTTACTATTGTCCAGTTTATCCATATCTACCTGCTATTGCCCGGGCCAATCGGGAAAATGGTAGTTGGTGTATCCGTATTTATATTTTTATTCATGCTGATTAGCGGAGTGATCATCTGGTGGCCTAAACGAAAAACACAAGTTAAACGGTCATTGACCATTAAATTCAATGGAAAATGGCGACGTGTAAACTATGATCTGCATAGCGTTTTAGGAGTTTATACTTGCGTAATCGCTTTTGTTCTGGCCTTTACAGGTTTGTCGATTAGTTACGACTGGTTGAAAACAGGAGTGAAGAACACTGTTAATTTAGGGAGTACTTACGCTTTTGAGGAAAAAATACCGATGGTTAAGATAACTAAGTTATTGGACTCCAATAAATTATTGGATGTTGCCTTTTTGGAAAGCTTAAAAAAATCTCCGCATTCAGATATGTTCCTGATTGCTCCTCTCGTAAAAGGTTCAGCAGTACTGGACATCACTGTTTATGAAAAAGCACTGTTCTATTACAAAAGTGACCGGTATTACTTTAATGCCAACACTGGTGCTTTAGTCAAAGAACTGGCTCACCGTAACAAAAGCAACGGACTAAAATTAAATGAAATGTCTTATGATCTGCACACCGGGCAAATACTTGGTACAACAGGTAAGATTATTGCCTTTATGTCCAGTTTCATCTGCGCCAGCTTACCCTTAACCGGTTTCCTTTTCTGGAGAGGCAAGCGAAAAGACAAGCGAAGAGCCCTCGCAAATAAAAGTTAA
- a CDS encoding GNAT family N-acetyltransferase gives METNTYNLIKLQQNSGEINFNSLLNSYCREFSNWSRYQGIPRYDQPLADYLEITGHQLHLRFDFSEFGFEVFAPLKHYAESGRHVFYFPVISRELATDEIKSIDALRFMELIILFAGAEFPEINAELVKSRLSNSIENLTKYQEYFNRTGKLVNRVKMNFIETEQSLALGHNSHPLTKGRMGFKNEQELLKYSPETAGEFQLAYFLIAPDQVIEKNAEGFDITDTFKTELLNAIPADHQVKSLIEQHPDWKVLPIHPWEAEYLLSQPEVKAMEKEGLLYSLGNWGAIYTPTSSVRTVYNRESDWMYKFSLHVKITNSERVNLTRELHRGYDVSRLLKTELGKNLKKEFPEIEFVTDPAFFSVKYQGKFIDGFNTSIRHNAFKGEAGDKNVTLLAALCQDSLLGEKPRIVNVIQHAAKLKNKPVDQVAINWFKQYLHICAGPIVGILNKYGMAFEFHQQNVMVELDSQNFPAKLYFRDNQGFFFRAGKAEELLSYLPDLAQESGSIVPEALIFPKLTYYLLINNLLGIVNALGCNGLADERTLIDLIYLEFKQFEESDTTGFVDYVINSRSWEVKGNLLTNLINIDEASAPIDNPAIYRAYPNPLNKYFFCDNLIKPKIDEVIYSRYFPKEDITISLRSFDVDRDLEMAHDWFNQEHAKPIWKMDGPIKDLETFYRTLIPSDHSHSIIGEINGEPTFTIEPYWPMRDTVGAYYEALATDYGAHLLIAPTDKNKKYSFCIGQMIMDLVFMNPVVGKCIGEAAVESRAMHIFVTRLGFKFQRVIKMPAKDANLTFCYREWYWEKFPESKDVALTGQVAGV, from the coding sequence ATGGAAACGAATACCTACAATTTAATAAAACTACAACAGAATTCTGGAGAAATTAATTTCAATTCTCTCTTAAACAGCTATTGCAGGGAGTTTAGTAATTGGAGCCGTTACCAGGGAATTCCCAGATATGACCAGCCTCTGGCTGACTATCTGGAAATAACAGGCCATCAATTACACTTACGATTCGATTTTTCTGAGTTTGGATTTGAAGTATTTGCCCCTTTAAAGCACTATGCAGAAAGCGGAAGACACGTGTTTTACTTTCCTGTGATCTCACGTGAACTGGCAACTGATGAAATTAAGTCTATAGATGCTTTACGCTTTATGGAACTGATTATTTTATTTGCAGGCGCAGAATTTCCGGAAATCAATGCTGAGCTGGTAAAATCGCGCTTGTCGAACAGCATAGAGAACTTAACGAAGTATCAGGAGTACTTTAACCGTACGGGGAAACTGGTCAATAGAGTGAAAATGAACTTTATTGAAACAGAGCAATCCTTAGCACTGGGACATAACTCACACCCGCTGACCAAAGGCAGAATGGGTTTTAAAAACGAGCAGGAGTTATTAAAATACTCTCCTGAAACTGCTGGAGAATTCCAGTTAGCTTATTTTTTGATAGCCCCAGATCAGGTGATAGAGAAAAATGCAGAAGGATTTGATATTACTGATACTTTTAAGACAGAATTATTAAATGCAATTCCGGCAGATCACCAGGTAAAATCATTAATAGAGCAGCATCCAGACTGGAAAGTATTGCCAATACATCCCTGGGAGGCAGAATATCTGCTAAGCCAGCCAGAAGTAAAAGCAATGGAAAAAGAGGGACTATTGTATAGTCTGGGCAACTGGGGTGCTATATATACGCCCACTTCTTCAGTACGCACGGTGTACAACCGCGAAAGTGACTGGATGTATAAATTCTCACTGCATGTGAAAATTACCAACTCTGAGCGTGTGAACTTAACCCGGGAACTGCACCGCGGATATGATGTAAGCCGTTTATTAAAAACAGAGCTGGGTAAAAACTTGAAAAAAGAGTTCCCGGAAATTGAATTTGTAACTGACCCTGCTTTTTTCTCTGTAAAGTATCAAGGCAAATTTATCGATGGCTTTAACACCAGTATCCGTCACAATGCATTTAAAGGCGAAGCCGGGGATAAAAATGTGACTTTATTGGCTGCATTATGCCAGGATAGCCTATTGGGTGAAAAACCAAGAATAGTAAATGTCATTCAGCACGCTGCAAAACTTAAAAATAAGCCCGTTGATCAGGTAGCTATCAATTGGTTCAAGCAATATCTGCATATCTGTGCAGGCCCGATTGTCGGGATTCTGAACAAATACGGAATGGCCTTTGAATTTCATCAGCAAAATGTAATGGTGGAGCTGGATAGCCAGAATTTTCCGGCTAAACTTTATTTCAGAGATAACCAGGGCTTCTTTTTCAGAGCAGGAAAAGCAGAAGAACTCTTAAGCTATTTGCCGGATTTAGCTCAGGAAAGCGGATCTATTGTACCGGAAGCTTTAATCTTTCCAAAATTAACCTATTACCTGCTGATTAATAATCTGCTGGGTATTGTGAATGCGCTGGGTTGCAATGGCCTGGCAGACGAGAGAACATTGATTGATCTGATTTACCTTGAATTTAAGCAATTTGAAGAATCAGATACTACTGGTTTTGTTGATTATGTGATTAACAGCAGAAGCTGGGAAGTGAAAGGTAACCTGCTGACCAATCTGATTAATATAGACGAAGCGAGTGCCCCAATTGATAATCCGGCAATTTACAGAGCATATCCTAATCCTTTAAACAAGTATTTTTTCTGCGATAACCTGATCAAACCAAAAATTGACGAGGTCATTTACAGCAGATATTTTCCTAAGGAAGACATCACCATCTCGCTGCGTTCATTTGATGTAGACAGGGATCTGGAGATGGCACATGACTGGTTTAACCAGGAACATGCTAAACCAATCTGGAAAATGGACGGGCCAATCAAAGATCTGGAAACCTTTTACCGAACCTTGATCCCAAGTGATCATTCTCATAGTATTATCGGAGAAATTAATGGCGAACCCACTTTCACTATCGAACCTTACTGGCCGATGCGTGATACCGTAGGTGCGTATTATGAAGCTTTGGCCACAGATTACGGAGCACATTTGTTAATTGCGCCGACCGATAAGAATAAAAAATACAGTTTCTGTATTGGACAGATGATTATGGACCTGGTATTTATGAATCCGGTTGTGGGGAAATGTATTGGTGAAGCGGCTGTAGAGTCCAGAGCGATGCACATTTTCGTAACCAGGTTAGGTTTCAAATTCCAGCGTGTTATAAAAATGCCAGCTAAAGATGCAAACTTAACTTTTTGCTATCGGGAGTGGTATTGGGAAAAATTCCCGGAAAGTAAAGATGTAGCGTTAACAGGCCAGGTGGCCGGAGTATAA
- a CDS encoding lysine N(6)-hydroxylase/L-ornithine N(5)-oxygenase family protein yields MKTQKIYDIIGIGIGPFNLGMAALAAPLEDLSVIFFDQAAVFNWHPGMMLNDATLQVPFMADLVTLADPTSPYSFLNFIKQTDRLYKFYIREDFYILRKEYNAYCKWVIAQLPSCQFNQKVLSTDYDEAAQLYKLIVEDQRSLEKQVYYTRKLVLGTGTIPKMPDFAEPGKQANVIHTSAYLDKKSELLKQQSVSIIGSGQSAAEIFYDLLPETENGLKLKWFTRPDRFFPMEYSKLTLELTSPEYVDHFYNLPDGKRKQVLSKQNSLFKGINYSLINQIFDKLYELSVDGEEPNVKLSPNCQLNNISTAEDGSSNLHFYHTEVEKEFVEQTDFVVLATGYKYKEPTFLQGIHHRISRNEDNLYGVGRNYAIDMNGNEIFVQNAELHTHGFVTPDLGMGAYRNSSIINTVLGREAYKVEKKIAFQTFGVATADESENPLKDILVTENLAV; encoded by the coding sequence ATGAAAACACAAAAGATTTACGATATCATAGGTATTGGTATCGGACCCTTTAACCTGGGAATGGCCGCACTTGCAGCACCTTTAGAAGATTTGTCTGTTATATTTTTCGATCAGGCTGCGGTTTTTAACTGGCATCCTGGAATGATGCTGAACGATGCTACCCTTCAGGTTCCGTTTATGGCCGACCTGGTAACTTTAGCAGATCCAACAAGCCCTTACAGCTTTCTGAATTTTATCAAACAAACCGATCGTTTATATAAATTCTATATCCGGGAAGATTTTTATATCCTGCGTAAAGAATACAACGCCTATTGCAAATGGGTAATTGCACAATTGCCTTCCTGTCAGTTCAACCAGAAAGTGCTGAGCACTGATTATGATGAAGCAGCGCAGCTTTATAAATTGATCGTAGAAGATCAGCGTAGTTTAGAAAAACAAGTTTATTATACGCGTAAACTAGTTTTGGGTACAGGAACAATCCCTAAAATGCCAGACTTTGCGGAGCCGGGCAAACAAGCTAACGTAATTCATACTTCAGCTTACCTGGATAAAAAGAGTGAATTGCTGAAGCAGCAAAGCGTAAGTATTATTGGTTCAGGACAGAGTGCCGCAGAGATTTTCTATGATCTTTTGCCGGAAACAGAAAATGGATTAAAACTTAAATGGTTTACCCGTCCGGATCGCTTTTTCCCGATGGAATATTCCAAACTTACTTTGGAACTCACTTCACCGGAATACGTAGATCATTTCTATAATCTGCCTGATGGAAAACGCAAACAAGTTCTGAGCAAACAAAATTCATTGTTTAAGGGCATAAATTATAGCTTAATCAATCAGATTTTTGATAAACTGTATGAATTAAGCGTGGATGGTGAGGAACCAAATGTTAAATTAAGCCCAAATTGCCAGTTGAATAACATCTCTACCGCTGAAGATGGCAGTTCAAACTTACATTTTTACCATACAGAGGTAGAAAAGGAATTTGTGGAGCAAACTGATTTTGTCGTATTGGCTACAGGTTATAAATATAAAGAACCCACCTTTTTGCAAGGCATTCACCATCGTATATCCCGTAATGAAGACAATTTGTACGGTGTAGGCCGTAATTACGCGATCGATATGAATGGTAATGAAATTTTTGTTCAGAATGCAGAATTGCATACCCATGGTTTCGTGACCCCGGATTTAGGGATGGGTGCTTACCGGAATTCTTCTATTATCAATACCGTGTTAGGCAGAGAAGCCTATAAAGTTGAAAAGAAAATTGCCTTCCAGACATTTGGTGTGGCAACAGCCGATGAATCAGAAAACCCACTTAAAGATATTCTTGTAACAGAAAACCTGGCAGTTTAA
- a CDS encoding secondary thiamine-phosphate synthase enzyme YjbQ, whose translation MKFYQHSILLRERKRGFHLITSDILQAFPEISELKTGICQVFIQHTSASLTINENADPTVRHDFEIFFNKAVPENDPDYLHDEEGSDDMPAHLKTALLDTSLMIPIRNGRLALGTWQGIYLCEHRNYGGSRAIMLTAWGE comes from the coding sequence ATGAAATTCTATCAGCATTCTATCCTTCTGCGAGAAAGAAAAAGAGGTTTTCACCTGATTACTTCTGATATCCTTCAGGCCTTTCCCGAAATCAGTGAACTGAAAACAGGCATTTGCCAGGTTTTTATTCAGCATACTTCTGCTTCGCTGACAATTAATGAGAATGCCGACCCGACAGTGCGCCATGATTTCGAAATATTTTTCAATAAAGCAGTTCCGGAGAATGATCCGGATTATCTGCATGATGAGGAAGGATCGGATGATATGCCCGCTCATCTGAAAACAGCTTTACTGGATACTTCTTTGATGATTCCAATTCGTAATGGCCGTTTAGCACTGGGTACATGGCAAGGAATTTACCTATGTGAACACCGCAATTATGGGGGTTCAAGAGCCATCATGTTAACTGCCTGGGGAGAATGA